From the genome of Nicotiana sylvestris chromosome 2, ASM39365v2, whole genome shotgun sequence, one region includes:
- the LOC138886017 gene encoding uncharacterized protein gives MSAPPGNWEGQSTARPPLFNGHYYSWWKNSMKDHIIEEDYELWDIVTDGPLATTMKNEEGVVVPKTRADCTVEHLKKWEKNAKAKKWLVCGLGPDEYSRIQSCTTAKEIWDTLQVAHEGTPQMKRSRGTLLYSQYENFTIKEGETIQEMYTRFTKELKSLGRIILEEYKVEKILTRVLPVSWESKITIIQESKNIATLRLDELIGNLTAYELRR, from the coding sequence atgagtgcaccacctgggaactgggaagggcaatccactgctaggcctccactgtTCAATGGACATtactactcttggtggaagaATAGTATGAAAGATCACATCATAgaagaagactatgaactctgggacatagtcactgatggtcctttGGCAACTACAATGAAAAATGAGGAAGGAGTGGTTGTGCCAAAGACAAGGGCTGACTGCACTGTTGAACACCTAAAAAAGTGGGAGAAaaatgctaaggccaagaaatggcttgtgtgtggactaggtccagatgagtacagtagGATCCAAAGCTGTACTActgccaaggagatatgggacactttgcaagtggctcatgaaggaacacctcaaatGAAAAGATCCAGAGGAACACtgctgtattctcaatatgagaattttactataaaggaaggagaaactatccaagagatgtatactaGGTTCACTAAAGAACTTAAGTcccttggaaggattattcttgaagaatacaaggttgagaaaatcctgacaagggttctgccagtctcatgggaaagcaaaatcacgaTTATTCAGGAATCCAAGAATATTGCTACTCTCAGactggatgaactgattggaaatctTACTGCTTATGAACTGAGAAGGTAG